In one window of Temnothorax longispinosus isolate EJ_2023e chromosome 11, Tlon_JGU_v1, whole genome shotgun sequence DNA:
- the LOC139822323 gene encoding uncharacterized protein isoform X5 produces MEGIGDIGDHQSHSEQLLDSVDSPVAVSTHGRGGGGGSNGNCGGGGGGAGGGGGGSDSGGGGSSRGTVLSGGRHHNHHHHHHHHSQHHHHHHHHHQQQQHQHEVVHETGGGRSGGGGGGGSGNGGGGGGGGGGGGNGGGSVEGMSSSASQSPDIACASLPLELLAAGALGVKEERDLAAAEDLSSSQDPPSVGGGGGGDSGGGGGGGGAGGGSGGIGGNGDGGGGGSGGGRAVGGGNGNGNGNGSSGGNGGGSGGGSGGGGSGSGGSSSSGGGGRQSARESLSVIVPPQDVDVDSRDADDSELLSPGKLTPTSGISVSVASMIDATDFRAMQPEPTYQTLTSVAERMSPPGFSPGSSYATLTPLQPLPPISTMSDKFVYGGHAAGGVTGSFAVMQNNGLGNIGLGMGGSPYAYDKLPTMGMSPPHNYPSPGAGLQPSPLSPQSAYSQSGLNSPHKSSASPHYDPAFLPRLQQSPAALSPSSPPAVSATASFAPSHHSPPGTHSVPSAASPPPTMQTQLQQQQQQQQQQQQQQQQQQQQQQQQQQSMPQQQTISHTQHVQHTSVVMKTVSAAGNGSAGEVEEINTKELAQRISAELKRYSIPQAIFAQRVLCRSQGTLSDLLRNPKPWSKLKSGRETFRRMWKWLQEPEFQRMSALRLAGSGHVHRVSAGQRVNFASVIAI; encoded by the coding sequence ATGGAAGGTATAGGGGACATAGGCGATCATCAATCGCATAGCGAGCAATTACTGGACTCGGTCGATTCCCCGGTGGCGGTGTCTACGCATGGCCGGGGCGGTGGGGGCGGCTCGAATGGGAACTGTGGCGGAGGAGGCGGAGGcgcaggaggaggaggaggaggaagtgATAGCGGAGGTGGAGGTAGCAGTAGGGGCACCGTGCTCAGTGGGGGTAGGCATCAcaaccaccaccaccatcatcACCATCACAGCCagcaccaccaccaccatcaccaccatcatcaacagcagcagcatcaGCACGAGGTCGTGCACGAAACGGGGGGTGGTAGGAGCGGcggaggcggcggcggcggcagtggTAACGggggtggtggtggtggcggcggcggtggtggtggtaaCGGAGGAGGTAGCGTCGAGGGTATGTCTTCGTCGGCCTCTCAAAGCCCCGACATCGCGTGCGCGAGCCTACCGCTGGAACTGCTCGCGGCTGGCGCGCTCGGCGTCAAGGAGGAGCGAGACCTCGCCGCCGCGGAGGATCTGTCGTCGTCCCAGGATCCGCCGAGCGtcggcggtggtggtggcggtgatagtggtggcggcggcggtggcggcggtgccggcggcggcagcggcggaaTCGGAGGCAACGGTGACGGTGGCGgaggcggcagcggcggcggacGCGCCGTCGGTGGCGGTAACGGCAACGGCAACGGCAACGGCAGCAGCGGTGGTAACGGCGGCGGCAgtggcggcggcagcggcggcggcggtagTGGCAGTGGTGGTAGTAGTAGTAGTGGCGGCGGTGGCAGGCAGAGCGCGCGGGAGTCCCTGTCGGTGATCGTGCCGCCTCAGGACGTGGACGTGGACTCGCGCGACGCCGACGACTCGGAGCTCCTCAGTCCGGGCAAGCTAACGCCTACGTCGGGGATCAGCGTGTCGGTCGCGAGCATGATCGACGCGACGGACTTCAGGGCGATGCAGCCGGAGCCGACGTATCAGACACTGACCTCGGTCGCCGAAAGGATGTCGCCGCCCGGCTTCAGTCCGGGCTCGTCGTACGCCACGCTGACGCCGCTGCAGCCGTTACCGCCGATCTCTACGATGAGCGACAAATTCGTTTACGGCGGTCACGCGGCCGGCGGCGTCACCGGTAGTTTCGCCGTCATGCAGAACAACGGCCTGGGTAACATCGGCCTCGGTATGGGCGGCTCGCCGTACGCGTACGACAAGCTACCTACGATGGGCATGTCACCGCCGCACAATTATCCGTCGCCGGGCGCGGGATTACAACCGAGTCCGCTCTCACCGCAGAGCGCGTACAGTCAGAGCGGCCTCAACTCGCCGCACAAGTCGTCCGCGAGTCCGCATTACGACCCGGCTTTTCTACCACGGTTACAGCAGAGTCCGGCGGCGCTTAGCCCGTCCTCGCCGCCGGCCGTTTCGGCCACGGCGAGTTTCGCGCCATCGCATCATTCCCCGCCCGGCACGCATTCGGTGCCGAGCGCGGCATCGCCGCCGCCAACCATGCAAACGCAActgcaacagcagcagcaacagcagcaacagcagcagcaacaacaacagcagcaacagcaacagcagcagcagcagcagcagtcgATGCCGCAGCAGCAGACGATATCGCACACGCAGCACGTGCAACACACGTCGGTGGTGATGAAGACGGTGTCGGCGGCGGGCAACGGCAGCGCCGGCGAGGTCGAGGAGATCAACACGAAGGAGCTCGCGCAGCGGATCAGCGCCGAGCTCAAGAGGTACAGCATACCGCAGGCGATCTTCGCGCAGCGGGTGCTGTGCCGCAGCCAGGGCACCCTCAGCGACCTGCTGCGCAACCCAAAGCCGTGGTCCAAGCTCAAGAGCGGCCGCGAGACCTTCCGGCGGATGTGGAAGTGGCTGCAGGAGCCAGAGTTTCAGAGAATGTCGGCCTTGCGGCTAGCAG
- the LOC139822323 gene encoding uncharacterized protein isoform X4, with protein sequence MEGIGDIGDHQSHSEQLLDSVDSPVAVSTHGRGGGGGSNGNCGGGGGGAGGGGGGSDSGGGGSSRGTVLSGGRHHNHHHHHHHHSQHHHHHHHHHQQQQHQHEVVHETGGGRSGGGGGGGSGNGGGGGGGGGGGGNGGGSVEGMSSSASQSPDIACASLPLELLAAGALGVKEERDLAAAEDLSSSQDPPSVGGGGGGDSGGGGGGGGAGGGSGGIGGNGDGGGGGSGGGRAVGGGNGNGNGNGSSGGNGGGSGGGSGGGGSGSGGSSSSGGGGRQSARESLSVIVPPQDVDVDSRDADDSELLSPGKLTPTSGISVSVASMIDATDFRAMQPEPTYQTLTSVAERMSPPGFSPGSSYATLTPLQPLPPISTMSDKFVYGGHAAGGVTGSFAVMQNNGLGNIGLGMGGSPYAYDKLPTMGMSPPHNYPSPGAGLQPSPLSPQSAYSQSGLNSPHKSSASPHYDPAFLPRLQQSPAALSPSSPPAVSATASFAPSHHSPPGTHSVPSAASPPPTMQTQLQQQQQQQQQQQQQQQQQQQQQQQQQQSMPQQQTISHTQHVQHTSVVMKTVSAAGNGSAGEVEEINTKELAQRISAELKRYSIPQAIFAQRVLCRSQGTLSDLLRNPKPWSKLKSGRETFRRMWKWLQEPEFQRMSALRLADYQMRNVNVRSVNSKRRKTPSSSCFCTDSTTRNMQEERRDGEPGRTPTARPQETAAGFHRPSAPYSTGYF encoded by the coding sequence ATGGAAGGTATAGGGGACATAGGCGATCATCAATCGCATAGCGAGCAATTACTGGACTCGGTCGATTCCCCGGTGGCGGTGTCTACGCATGGCCGGGGCGGTGGGGGCGGCTCGAATGGGAACTGTGGCGGAGGAGGCGGAGGcgcaggaggaggaggaggaggaagtgATAGCGGAGGTGGAGGTAGCAGTAGGGGCACCGTGCTCAGTGGGGGTAGGCATCAcaaccaccaccaccatcatcACCATCACAGCCagcaccaccaccaccatcaccaccatcatcaacagcagcagcatcaGCACGAGGTCGTGCACGAAACGGGGGGTGGTAGGAGCGGcggaggcggcggcggcggcagtggTAACGggggtggtggtggtggcggcggcggtggtggtggtaaCGGAGGAGGTAGCGTCGAGGGTATGTCTTCGTCGGCCTCTCAAAGCCCCGACATCGCGTGCGCGAGCCTACCGCTGGAACTGCTCGCGGCTGGCGCGCTCGGCGTCAAGGAGGAGCGAGACCTCGCCGCCGCGGAGGATCTGTCGTCGTCCCAGGATCCGCCGAGCGtcggcggtggtggtggcggtgatagtggtggcggcggcggtggcggcggtgccggcggcggcagcggcggaaTCGGAGGCAACGGTGACGGTGGCGgaggcggcagcggcggcggacGCGCCGTCGGTGGCGGTAACGGCAACGGCAACGGCAACGGCAGCAGCGGTGGTAACGGCGGCGGCAgtggcggcggcagcggcggcggcggtagTGGCAGTGGTGGTAGTAGTAGTAGTGGCGGCGGTGGCAGGCAGAGCGCGCGGGAGTCCCTGTCGGTGATCGTGCCGCCTCAGGACGTGGACGTGGACTCGCGCGACGCCGACGACTCGGAGCTCCTCAGTCCGGGCAAGCTAACGCCTACGTCGGGGATCAGCGTGTCGGTCGCGAGCATGATCGACGCGACGGACTTCAGGGCGATGCAGCCGGAGCCGACGTATCAGACACTGACCTCGGTCGCCGAAAGGATGTCGCCGCCCGGCTTCAGTCCGGGCTCGTCGTACGCCACGCTGACGCCGCTGCAGCCGTTACCGCCGATCTCTACGATGAGCGACAAATTCGTTTACGGCGGTCACGCGGCCGGCGGCGTCACCGGTAGTTTCGCCGTCATGCAGAACAACGGCCTGGGTAACATCGGCCTCGGTATGGGCGGCTCGCCGTACGCGTACGACAAGCTACCTACGATGGGCATGTCACCGCCGCACAATTATCCGTCGCCGGGCGCGGGATTACAACCGAGTCCGCTCTCACCGCAGAGCGCGTACAGTCAGAGCGGCCTCAACTCGCCGCACAAGTCGTCCGCGAGTCCGCATTACGACCCGGCTTTTCTACCACGGTTACAGCAGAGTCCGGCGGCGCTTAGCCCGTCCTCGCCGCCGGCCGTTTCGGCCACGGCGAGTTTCGCGCCATCGCATCATTCCCCGCCCGGCACGCATTCGGTGCCGAGCGCGGCATCGCCGCCGCCAACCATGCAAACGCAActgcaacagcagcagcaacagcagcaacagcagcagcaacaacaacagcagcaacagcaacagcagcagcagcagcagcagtcgATGCCGCAGCAGCAGACGATATCGCACACGCAGCACGTGCAACACACGTCGGTGGTGATGAAGACGGTGTCGGCGGCGGGCAACGGCAGCGCCGGCGAGGTCGAGGAGATCAACACGAAGGAGCTCGCGCAGCGGATCAGCGCCGAGCTCAAGAGGTACAGCATACCGCAGGCGATCTTCGCGCAGCGGGTGCTGTGCCGCAGCCAGGGCACCCTCAGCGACCTGCTGCGCAACCCAAAGCCGTGGTCCAAGCTCAAGAGCGGCCGCGAGACCTTCCGGCGGATGTGGAAGTGGCTGCAGGAGCCAGAGTTTCAGAGAATGTCGGCCTTGCGGCTAGCAG